One part of the Parabacteroides sp. FAFU027 genome encodes these proteins:
- a CDS encoding PA14 domain-containing protein translates to MKALRIPRNIAALLFLLLLQSFYTFTMAQINWPDGQLLPSFPAPAATQDLIYLNGSVTPYAKTWRWQAEDSTISHNTGRLETDGWLCQVGVDAANQYMIYGPKDRNVTAGPNVAEFRMKIDSNTGSDDAIAVIDVRNATTGATLASQTVTRLQFTTAGSYMSFKLAFSMPADSQAIELRVYWKGASYTKVDYVGVTQDNADAELYLFSSLKGIINRTQPRIFSYEGDSGAEGAYTWMQSLGSKWLEQSSNWVLVSKYRKEISGLIVYDPAQIHTVNLAATLAKDQNAIIASPSLQAKLTSTPYNFPVLVDLRGKFTSKQQIYQTLYDTYWPNIDHRLLIGLNPEVHKSSLREYAIALGAAVIWLDPKVSAENLLLSRFLSSMPAGSNYMGWWPEEEPGVTRGSVYGIPTIASDFCTNLTYHSGMPRGITVRPMPAKPMLQNKIYVAFVLSDGDNLQYVEHLLRKLWNNADRGSVPMGWTMSPAMVDAMPGALNYFYKTATDNDNLISGPSGYGYTYPNNWTSSRLTQFTTKTEEYNNQAGFRVVTVWNTITGGINLNVGLSFANNAPTLLGMTAQNTGGALSLYNSSLPGMPLSCNYCYSEQTMKDAIASAASGWDGTKPKFIIIQAQPWTNITPTSFKNVMNSLNSNYSVVRPDHIFQLIREANNLSVNPGGVVGTGTGLTGTYYNGMNFETQVGTRTDANINFSWGIGSPMAGVNTDAFSVRWTGQVQPRYSGTYTFYSTGDNACRVWVDNQLVIDKWTGTPGATYTGTITLTAGQKYDIKVEYFENTNSAGCKLEWASALQSREAVPQSQLYAGSSSAGIRTTSRAVGVSVSPNPVVNGMMNVSMDDNSDEEATLTLYDLYGKPMLNTEIQKPGKQVNVSKIPAGMYIVSVRTNENVVNKVIAIK, encoded by the coding sequence ATGAAAGCCCTAAGAATACCACGAAACATTGCGGCATTGCTTTTTCTTCTTTTATTGCAGTCATTTTATACGTTTACTATGGCTCAGATTAACTGGCCTGACGGACAATTGCTTCCTTCATTCCCGGCGCCGGCGGCTACTCAGGATTTGATTTACCTGAACGGCTCCGTTACGCCTTACGCCAAAACCTGGCGCTGGCAGGCTGAAGATTCTACCATTTCCCATAATACAGGACGGCTGGAGACCGATGGCTGGTTGTGTCAGGTGGGGGTAGATGCGGCCAACCAGTACATGATATACGGGCCCAAAGACAGAAACGTCACCGCCGGGCCAAACGTGGCGGAGTTCAGGATGAAGATTGATAGTAATACGGGGAGCGATGATGCGATAGCCGTTATTGATGTGAGAAATGCAACGACCGGAGCCACGCTCGCTTCTCAGACCGTTACCCGCCTGCAATTTACTACAGCAGGCAGTTATATGAGTTTTAAACTTGCCTTTTCGATGCCGGCGGACAGTCAGGCTATCGAGCTACGTGTCTATTGGAAAGGCGCTTCCTATACCAAGGTGGATTATGTAGGGGTGACGCAGGATAATGCGGATGCGGAACTCTACCTCTTCTCTTCGTTGAAAGGAATTATCAACAGGACTCAACCACGCATCTTCTCCTACGAAGGGGATTCCGGAGCCGAGGGGGCATATACCTGGATGCAATCCCTGGGGTCGAAATGGCTGGAGCAATCCAGTAACTGGGTGCTTGTCAGCAAATACCGCAAGGAGATCTCCGGACTTATCGTTTATGATCCGGCGCAGATCCATACGGTAAACCTGGCGGCCACACTCGCGAAAGACCAGAATGCGATCATTGCTTCCCCATCATTGCAGGCCAAACTAACGTCAACTCCCTATAATTTCCCGGTGTTGGTGGATTTGCGGGGTAAGTTTACCAGCAAGCAGCAGATTTATCAAACCCTGTACGATACCTATTGGCCAAATATTGACCACCGCCTGTTGATCGGGTTAAATCCGGAAGTTCATAAATCTTCCCTGCGTGAATATGCGATAGCCCTGGGGGCTGCCGTGATCTGGCTTGATCCGAAGGTCTCTGCCGAAAACTTATTACTCAGCCGTTTCTTATCCAGCATGCCTGCCGGTTCCAACTATATGGGCTGGTGGCCCGAAGAGGAGCCGGGCGTAACGAGAGGTTCCGTGTATGGAATTCCCACCATCGCCAGCGACTTCTGTACCAACCTGACTTATCACAGCGGGATGCCAAGGGGCATTACTGTCAGACCAATGCCGGCGAAACCGATGTTGCAAAACAAGATTTACGTAGCGTTCGTACTGAGTGACGGGGACAACCTGCAATACGTCGAGCACCTGTTGCGCAAACTCTGGAACAATGCCGACCGCGGCTCCGTGCCAATGGGTTGGACCATGTCGCCCGCTATGGTGGATGCCATGCCCGGTGCGCTCAACTATTTCTATAAGACAGCGACTGACAACGATAACCTGATTTCGGGTCCTTCCGGCTATGGTTACACCTATCCCAACAACTGGACCAGCTCGCGCCTGACTCAGTTCACGACCAAAACGGAAGAGTACAATAATCAGGCCGGATTCCGCGTAGTCACCGTATGGAACACCATCACAGGCGGGATAAACCTGAACGTGGGACTCTCATTTGCCAACAACGCTCCGACATTGCTCGGTATGACTGCCCAGAATACGGGTGGGGCGCTCAGCTTATACAATTCAAGCCTTCCCGGCATGCCGCTTTCCTGCAACTATTGCTACAGCGAACAGACGATGAAGGATGCCATAGCCTCTGCCGCTTCAGGATGGGATGGGACAAAGCCTAAATTCATCATCATCCAGGCTCAGCCGTGGACCAACATTACCCCGACCAGCTTTAAGAACGTGATGAATTCGCTCAACTCCAACTATAGCGTCGTGCGTCCCGATCATATCTTCCAGCTGATCCGCGAGGCCAATAACCTTTCGGTAAATCCGGGGGGGGTAGTGGGAACCGGAACGGGATTGACCGGCACCTATTATAACGGGATGAATTTTGAAACACAGGTGGGTACAAGGACTGATGCGAATATTAATTTCAGCTGGGGAATCGGTTCCCCAATGGCAGGAGTTAATACCGATGCCTTCTCCGTAAGATGGACCGGCCAGGTGCAACCGAGATATTCGGGTACCTATACCTTCTATTCCACCGGTGATAATGCCTGCCGCGTATGGGTGGATAATCAGCTGGTGATTGATAAGTGGACAGGGACTCCCGGTGCTACCTATACCGGAACCATCACCCTGACTGCAGGCCAGAAATACGATATCAAGGTGGAATACTTTGAAAATACCAATTCGGCCGGTTGCAAGCTGGAATGGGCAAGTGCATTGCAATCCAGGGAGGCGGTTCCTCAAAGCCAGTTGTATGCCGGGTCTTCTTCAGCGGGCATTCGCACTACAAGTCGTGCTGTCGGAGTCTCCGTCTCACCCAATCCCGTCGTTAACGGAATGATGAATGTCTCTATGGATGACAACAGTGATGAGGAAGCTACCCTGACGTTGTATGACCTCTATGGAAAACCGATGCTGAACACAGAGATTCAGAAACCGGGCAAACAGGTTAATGTGAGTAAAATCCCTGCCGGGATGTACATTGTCTCGGTTCGCACAAATGAGAATGTGGTCAATAAAGTAATTGCGATAAAGTAA
- a CDS encoding YtxH domain-containing protein: MSTAKVIFYFSAGLVTGASLGVLFAPEKGKGMEAGSRILKMKDDYIDEWKQKFDDFIDGVSGKLEKVRDTVNDLADQAQTKLESVKLETRKEHE, from the coding sequence ATGAGTACAGCAAAAGTAATTTTCTACTTCTCGGCAGGTTTGGTAACCGGTGCATCCCTCGGCGTTTTATTTGCCCCCGAAAAAGGCAAAGGGATGGAAGCTGGCAGTAGAATCCTGAAGATGAAAGACGATTACATCGATGAGTGGAAACAAAAATTCGATGACTTCATTGACGGAGTTTCCGGGAAACTGGAAAAAGTAAGAGACACAGTTAATGACCTGGCAGACCAGGCTCAGACTAAACTGGAAAGTGTAAAACTCGAGACACGGAAAGAGCATGAGTAA
- the porV gene encoding type IX secretion system outer membrane channel protein PorV codes for MKRYLITLLFIGVISNATYLKAQEEEIVYNPFTQTAQFLNYPTDARGAAMGNIGVASSADANSQFWNPAKYAFIESKIGGLVSYTDWTRPGVNDVSLFNTAVYYKLSDNQSLSTSFRRFSLGKIEITDAGGMVMGNVKPRENAIDLSYSRKLSKYLSGAVTLRYIASDMNHFIKEENLEADAYAGDIALFYTHPINNSEEDNGYKLKRNWSLGFNLTNLGTKIDYPTAKNFLPANLRLGGGAYLSIDTENAFALNLDINKNLTPSYPSWDGDEEKYYTQLEEYYDMSSIKGVLKSFNKDQMQEIIYSGGVEYNYKERLFLRSGYSLQKEGVQGSLFSFGGGLKLHVFNVDVSYQVSKWNTNPLNRTLCVALSLNIDRL; via the coding sequence ATGAAAAGATATTTAATCACTCTTCTATTTATTGGCGTAATTTCCAACGCTACTTATTTAAAGGCGCAGGAAGAAGAGATAGTATATAATCCCTTCACGCAAACAGCGCAATTCTTAAACTATCCTACTGATGCCCGCGGTGCAGCAATGGGAAACATTGGAGTTGCATCTTCTGCCGATGCCAATTCTCAATTTTGGAATCCAGCAAAATATGCCTTTATTGAATCAAAAATTGGAGGCCTCGTTTCCTATACAGACTGGACAAGACCAGGGGTTAATGACGTTTCCCTTTTCAATACAGCTGTTTACTACAAATTGAGTGACAACCAGAGTTTAAGCACTTCATTTCGTAGATTCTCTCTTGGTAAAATAGAGATAACAGATGCCGGAGGTATGGTTATGGGAAATGTAAAACCCCGGGAAAACGCTATTGATCTGAGCTATTCACGGAAGCTATCAAAGTATCTTTCCGGAGCAGTAACCCTTCGTTACATTGCTTCTGACATGAATCACTTTATAAAGGAAGAAAACCTAGAAGCAGATGCTTACGCCGGCGATATTGCTTTATTTTATACTCATCCTATTAATAATTCAGAGGAGGATAATGGCTATAAATTAAAAAGAAACTGGAGTCTGGGATTTAATCTTACAAATCTTGGTACTAAAATTGATTATCCTACTGCAAAAAACTTTCTACCGGCTAATCTACGTCTCGGAGGAGGAGCTTATCTCTCTATTGATACTGAGAATGCTTTTGCTCTTAATCTTGATATAAACAAAAACCTTACTCCATCTTATCCATCCTGGGATGGAGATGAAGAAAAATATTATACCCAATTAGAAGAATACTATGATATGTCTTCGATCAAGGGAGTCTTGAAATCCTTTAATAAAGATCAAATGCAGGAGATTATTTATTCCGGGGGAGTAGAATACAACTATAAAGAGCGTTTATTCCTAAGAAGCGGATATTCACTTCAAAAGGAAGGAGTACAAGGATCTCTTTTTTCATTTGGGGGAGGTCTCAAATTGCACGTATTTAACGTCGATGTTTCATATCAAGTATCAAAATGGAACACGAATCCATTGAATCGTACTTTGTGTGTAGCGCTTTCACTAAACATTGATCGACTGTAA
- a CDS encoding thioredoxin-like domain-containing protein: protein MKKTLLFMALLVALSSCKKGNNNHFINGEIKGLGSTPVYLVSGSANSPVIDTLKAKNGVLAFDKAPSEPELYTLILPDNKSVTFYADEDSRLTFSGDISSSSSIMIDGDSVNIKLSAYRKSIQPEMEALAKAKQQADKAWSSDSLKRYEELLYSAQMQSVKKTWAQKTEQFIGKNRTSPAAVIALRDYYVQTSDLVTLQKLIPRIDAIELKEFLPHSELKTAGKLPLKKGFAMLSFQAYNSELKQDYFYPASGKKTVVLFWQSDDKYSAYLNKKLSGQFEKAKKDSVNYIAVSLDNSAEEWKAAVAKGGYKGKQIIVRGGFQNDNISKAGINRTPVLLVMDKGGKVTSVCENNENPLK, encoded by the coding sequence ATGAAGAAGACATTGCTTTTTATGGCATTATTGGTGGCGTTGAGCTCCTGCAAAAAGGGGAATAACAACCACTTTATCAATGGCGAGATTAAAGGATTGGGTAGTACGCCTGTCTATCTGGTTTCGGGCAGCGCCAACAGCCCGGTTATTGATACGCTGAAGGCAAAGAACGGTGTGTTAGCGTTTGACAAGGCTCCTTCAGAGCCGGAATTGTACACCTTGATTTTGCCGGATAATAAATCGGTAACGTTCTATGCCGATGAAGATTCCCGCCTGACCTTTAGCGGGGATATCAGTTCGTCTTCTTCTATTATGATTGATGGCGATTCGGTCAATATTAAACTGAGTGCTTACCGCAAATCCATTCAGCCTGAAATGGAGGCTCTGGCCAAAGCGAAACAACAAGCCGATAAGGCCTGGAGCAGCGACAGCCTGAAGCGTTACGAAGAGCTGCTTTATTCGGCACAAATGCAATCGGTTAAAAAGACATGGGCTCAGAAAACGGAACAGTTTATCGGGAAGAACCGTACTTCTCCCGCTGCTGTTATTGCGCTGCGCGATTACTACGTTCAGACTTCAGACCTCGTTACTTTACAGAAGCTGATTCCCAGAATTGATGCAATCGAGCTGAAAGAGTTCCTGCCGCATAGCGAATTAAAAACAGCGGGTAAACTGCCGTTGAAGAAAGGTTTTGCCATGCTTTCCTTCCAGGCTTATAACAGCGAATTGAAGCAGGATTATTTCTATCCGGCATCGGGCAAGAAAACGGTGGTGCTATTCTGGCAAAGCGATGATAAATATTCGGCTTATCTCAATAAGAAGCTCTCCGGACAGTTTGAGAAAGCGAAGAAAGATTCAGTAAACTACATCGCCGTCAGCCTTGACAATTCAGCTGAGGAATGGAAGGCAGCTGTAGCCAAAGGCGGTTATAAAGGAAAGCAGATTATCGTCAGGGGAGGATTCCAAAACGATAATATCAGCAAAGCCGGCATTAATCGTACACCGGTTTTATTGGTTATGGACAAAGGAGGAAAGGTTACTTCTGTTTGTGAGAACAATGAGAATCCCTTAAAATAA
- a CDS encoding peptidase U32 family protein — translation MRIRNIELLAPAKNADTGIEAIRHGADAVYIGAPQFSARAAAGNSLEEIERLVTFAHQYDARVYVALNTILTDSQLPEAEALIHSLYRIGVDAIIVQDMGILELNLPPIAIHASTQTDNRTVEKVKFMEECGFSQVVLARELTIPLIKEIASQTKVPLEVFVHGALCVSYSGQCYVSQAYTNRSANRGECAQFCRLPYRLEDANGKVIATNQHLLSLKDMNRSESLEQLLDAGVTSLKIEGRLKETSYVKNITAYYRKKLDEIISRRPEYRAASSGKCSFNFTPAPEKSFNRGFTDYYIDKKNTKQESIANFNTPKSQGEFVGFVKALGRNFFTVSGIVTLNNGDGLCFINEKGDLVGFRVNRVEDNRVFPAEMPTIKAKTKLYRNFDQEFERQLSKPTAERKINISIELSEVPFGFALTLTDENKKSASVTFPYEKQSAQTPQRENTSRQLSKLGNTIFTATNVEVKTRGDWFIPASQLAEWRRIGVEKLENVRRIAFRQPIARIKETNHPFVEQKLTYLANVANKKAERFYFQHQVKEVAPAFELNPLKDVPLMFMKHCVKYALGVCPVHHKAKADYREPLYLVNKNTRLRLEFDCGKCEMRVYQG, via the coding sequence ATGAGAATCCGAAACATAGAACTTCTGGCTCCGGCCAAAAACGCCGATACCGGTATTGAAGCCATTCGTCATGGCGCTGATGCGGTATATATCGGCGCTCCCCAATTCAGTGCGCGTGCCGCGGCTGGTAATTCCCTCGAAGAGATAGAACGGTTGGTGACCTTTGCCCATCAGTACGATGCCCGCGTGTATGTTGCGCTCAACACCATCCTGACTGACAGCCAGCTTCCCGAAGCGGAAGCGCTGATTCACTCCCTCTATCGTATTGGTGTGGATGCGATTATCGTGCAGGATATGGGTATCCTGGAGCTGAACCTTCCGCCGATTGCCATTCATGCCAGTACGCAAACCGATAATCGCACCGTGGAGAAGGTGAAGTTTATGGAAGAGTGCGGATTTTCACAAGTGGTGCTGGCCCGTGAGTTGACCATTCCCCTGATAAAAGAGATTGCCTCGCAGACCAAAGTCCCGTTGGAAGTATTTGTTCACGGTGCACTCTGCGTCAGCTACAGCGGACAATGTTACGTCAGCCAGGCCTACACCAACCGCAGTGCAAACCGCGGCGAGTGCGCACAGTTTTGCCGCTTGCCTTACCGGCTGGAAGATGCCAACGGAAAAGTCATTGCTACCAACCAGCACTTGCTTTCATTGAAAGACATGAATCGCTCCGAATCGTTGGAGCAGTTGCTCGATGCGGGCGTTACCTCGCTCAAGATTGAAGGCCGGTTGAAAGAGACTTCCTACGTCAAAAACATTACCGCCTATTACCGCAAGAAGCTGGATGAAATCATCAGCCGCCGCCCTGAGTATCGCGCAGCCTCTTCCGGCAAATGCAGCTTCAACTTCACGCCTGCACCGGAGAAGAGCTTCAACCGCGGATTTACCGATTATTACATAGACAAGAAAAATACTAAGCAGGAAAGTATTGCCAACTTCAATACGCCTAAATCGCAGGGCGAGTTCGTGGGCTTTGTAAAAGCATTGGGCCGTAACTTCTTTACAGTTTCAGGCATCGTTACGCTGAATAACGGCGATGGACTCTGCTTTATCAACGAAAAGGGCGACCTGGTGGGTTTCCGCGTGAACCGCGTGGAGGATAACCGCGTGTTTCCGGCAGAGATGCCTACTATCAAGGCGAAGACCAAGCTCTACCGCAACTTTGACCAGGAGTTTGAACGTCAACTCTCCAAGCCTACCGCAGAGCGTAAGATAAATATTTCCATTGAACTGTCGGAAGTACCTTTCGGCTTTGCCCTGACGCTGACGGATGAGAATAAGAAGTCTGCATCCGTTACATTTCCTTACGAAAAACAATCGGCGCAAACCCCGCAACGGGAAAATACATCAAGACAACTCTCTAAACTGGGTAATACCATTTTTACCGCTACAAACGTTGAGGTAAAGACCCGCGGGGATTGGTTTATTCCCGCTTCCCAGCTGGCCGAATGGCGCAGAATTGGCGTAGAGAAACTGGAGAATGTGCGCCGGATTGCCTTCCGCCAGCCGATTGCCCGCATAAAGGAGACGAATCATCCGTTTGTAGAGCAGAAGCTGACCTATCTGGCCAATGTGGCGAACAAAAAGGCGGAGCGCTTCTATTTCCAGCATCAGGTGAAGGAAGTAGCGCCGGCCTTCGAGCTGAATCCGCTCAAAGATGTGCCGCTGATGTTTATGAAACATTGCGTCAAATATGCGCTGGGCGTGTGTCCTGTGCATCACAAGGCGAAAGCTGACTACCGCGAACCGCTTTACCTGGTGAATAAAAACACCCGACTAAGGTTGGAGTTTGATTGTGGGAAGTGCGAGATGAGGGTTTATCAGGGATAA
- a CDS encoding VanZ family protein, with amino-acid sequence MRKFKAIYLLSPTVYLVIAYLSLAPRHFKSPIDLGFLAPDKAVHFTMYLVAAFATMFELSRLRLLGNKRNIIWLAIVLPILFGGLMEILQLYVPFRSCDIRDFIANSLGAIVGFILFRIISVRLSWISRDQSPSQDRDRESR; translated from the coding sequence ATGAGAAAATTTAAAGCTATATATCTTTTGTCACCAACAGTTTACCTGGTGATAGCTTATCTGTCTTTAGCACCCAGACACTTTAAAAGCCCGATAGACCTGGGCTTTCTTGCTCCGGATAAAGCTGTGCATTTTACAATGTACTTAGTTGCAGCTTTTGCGACAATGTTTGAACTATCCCGTCTTAGACTCCTGGGGAATAAACGTAATATTATTTGGTTGGCAATAGTCCTTCCAATCTTGTTTGGCGGATTAATGGAGATACTTCAGTTATATGTCCCATTTCGTTCCTGTGACATTCGTGACTTTATTGCAAATTCTTTAGGTGCAATAGTTGGTTTTATACTATTTCGGATAATATCTGTCCGTCTTTCATGGATATCACGCGATCAGTCGCCTTCGCAAGATCGCGATCGTGAGTCACGATGA
- a CDS encoding ABC transporter ATP-binding protein produces MIRVENIHKSFGSLEVLKGIDLEISKAEVVAIVGTSGAGKTTLLQIMGTLDKPDKGRVIINECETSRLKEKELSAFRNKHIGFVFQFHQLLPEFTALENVMIPALIAKTKRSEAEKRAKEILDFLNLSERFQHKPSELSGGEKQRVAVARALINKPAVILADEPSGSLDTQHKEELHNLFFQLRQQLEQTFIIVTHDRDLAKATDRVISMKDGQILSEIV; encoded by the coding sequence ATGATACGCGTAGAAAATATCCATAAAAGTTTCGGGAGCCTGGAAGTATTGAAAGGAATTGATCTGGAAATCAGCAAAGCGGAGGTGGTGGCGATTGTCGGCACGAGCGGAGCGGGTAAAACCACATTGCTTCAAATCATGGGTACGCTGGATAAACCGGACAAGGGGAGAGTGATTATCAACGAATGCGAGACTTCACGCCTGAAGGAGAAGGAGCTTTCGGCTTTCCGCAACAAGCATATCGGATTCGTATTCCAGTTCCACCAGTTGCTGCCGGAGTTTACGGCCCTGGAGAATGTGATGATTCCCGCACTCATTGCCAAGACCAAACGCAGTGAAGCAGAGAAGCGTGCGAAGGAAATCCTGGACTTCCTGAACCTGAGCGAACGTTTTCAGCACAAGCCTTCGGAGCTTTCGGGAGGGGAGAAGCAGCGCGTTGCTGTTGCCCGTGCTTTAATTAATAAACCGGCTGTGATTTTGGCCGATGAGCCATCCGGAAGCCTAGATACGCAGCACAAAGAGGAGCTGCATAACCTCTTTTTCCAGCTTCGTCAGCAGCTTGAGCAGACTTTCATCATCGTGACTCACGATCGCGATCTTGCGAAGGCGACTGATCGCGTGATATCCATGAAAGACGGACAGATATTATCCGAAATAGTATAA
- the argB gene encoding acetylglutamate kinase, translated as MNKLTIVKVGGKIVEEEDSLRQLLEDFSKIEGRKLLVHGGGRSATKVAAQLGIESQMVNGRRITDAETLKVVTMVYAGLVNKTIVARLQALDINALGLTGADLNLICSDKRPVKDVDYGFVGDVKAVNAELLADLIEKEVVPVLAPLTHDKQGNMLNTNADTISGETAKALSKHFDVSLVYCFEKKGVLRDENDDDSVIPEITPAIYEQYVNEGVIQGGMIPKLDNAFDALKAGVKEVVITQASELGKEGGTRVIIG; from the coding sequence ATGAACAAACTGACTATCGTAAAAGTAGGCGGAAAGATTGTGGAAGAAGAAGATTCCCTCCGTCAATTACTCGAAGATTTTTCAAAAATAGAAGGCCGTAAACTGTTGGTTCACGGCGGAGGCCGCTCAGCAACCAAAGTTGCAGCTCAACTCGGCATCGAAAGCCAGATGGTAAACGGTCGTCGCATCACCGATGCCGAAACGCTCAAAGTGGTAACCATGGTTTATGCAGGATTGGTAAATAAAACCATCGTGGCCCGTCTGCAAGCCCTTGATATTAACGCACTCGGTCTTACAGGTGCTGACCTCAACCTGATCTGTTCCGACAAACGTCCGGTGAAAGATGTGGATTATGGTTTTGTGGGTGATGTGAAAGCGGTAAATGCGGAGCTGCTTGCTGACCTTATCGAAAAAGAAGTGGTGCCTGTGCTCGCTCCCCTGACACATGACAAACAAGGCAATATGTTGAATACCAATGCAGATACCATTTCAGGAGAAACGGCTAAAGCGTTATCTAAACACTTTGATGTTTCGCTGGTATATTGCTTTGAGAAAAAAGGAGTGCTGCGTGACGAGAATGATGATGACAGCGTAATTCCTGAAATCACTCCTGCCATTTATGAGCAATATGTGAATGAAGGTGTAATCCAAGGCGGTATGATTCCGAAACTGGATAATGCGTTTGATGCACTGAAAGCCGGTGTGAAAGAGGTGGTGATTACCCAGGCTTCCGAACTTGGTAAAGAAGGCGGAACCCGCGTAATTATTGGCTAA
- a CDS encoding ComEA family DNA-binding protein, which produces MWKEYFSLSKRERRSIWILFALIAITIAVRFFLFRSSDSYSYDRAGEAAFEREVKAFEASKTREKPVFKHSQYPKFQPQTYPLFDFDPNTADSLSFVHLGLKPFQARMILKYRSKGGKYRKPEDFARVPYLDKTLYAKLLPHIRIDQRLIVVHRDTIVKYKPVVYQKQEKVAEGTHIDLNKADTSELKKVPGIGSGIAHAIINYRTRLGGFYSVGQLREMKQLSPEQVEKFSHFLALNDVSSLHRIPINKSGIERLMSHPYLNFYQAKAIVELRKKKGKLTSLDQFSLYEEFTKQDFERLAHYLDFSQ; this is translated from the coding sequence ATGTGGAAAGAGTATTTCAGTCTCTCCAAGCGTGAACGCCGTTCAATATGGATACTGTTCGCATTGATAGCGATCACTATAGCGGTTCGTTTTTTTCTGTTTCGGTCAAGCGATTCTTATTCTTATGACAGGGCTGGAGAAGCTGCGTTTGAACGGGAGGTTAAGGCTTTCGAAGCTTCCAAAACCAGGGAAAAACCGGTATTCAAACATTCTCAATATCCTAAATTTCAGCCGCAAACCTATCCCTTATTCGACTTCGATCCCAATACTGCCGATTCCCTCTCTTTTGTACATTTAGGACTGAAGCCTTTTCAGGCGCGGATGATTCTCAAATATCGATCCAAAGGAGGTAAATACCGCAAACCGGAAGATTTTGCCCGTGTTCCTTATCTGGATAAAACGCTTTATGCAAAGCTGTTGCCGCATATCAGAATTGACCAACGCCTGATTGTCGTACATCGGGATACTATCGTTAAATACAAACCGGTTGTCTATCAGAAGCAGGAAAAAGTGGCCGAAGGCACACACATCGACCTCAATAAAGCAGATACTTCAGAGCTTAAAAAGGTTCCCGGAATCGGTTCCGGCATTGCTCATGCGATCATCAACTACCGAACCCGTCTAGGCGGATTCTATTCCGTTGGTCAGCTTCGGGAGATGAAGCAGCTTTCACCCGAACAGGTGGAGAAATTCAGCCACTTCCTGGCATTGAACGATGTTTCGTCATTACATCGGATTCCGATCAATAAATCGGGTATCGAACGGCTGATGTCGCACCCATATCTTAATTTCTATCAGGCCAAAGCCATCGTGGAACTCCGAAAGAAAAAGGGAAAACTGACCTCGTTGGACCAATTTTCCCTTTATGAAGAGTTTACGAAGCAAGACTTTGAGCGTCTTGCCCACTATCTTGATTTTAGCCAATAA
- a CDS encoding WbqC family protein has product MDTAYLSTAYLPPVQYFCKLYHFPKVVIEQHCNYVKQTYRNRCNIAAANGVMPLTVPVERTGDAKCLTKDVRISDHGNWQHLHWQAIVSAYNNTPFFEYYRDDFESFYQKKYDFLFDFNEALRLKIEELLEISPEVSFSQTYEKEPGANSFDFRETIHPKRDYTLDSEFTPQPYYQVFQEKLGFLPNLSIIDLLFNMGPESILILRDSHCSHKQK; this is encoded by the coding sequence ATGGATACCGCATATCTCTCAACCGCCTATCTCCCACCCGTTCAATATTTCTGCAAGCTTTACCATTTTCCCAAAGTGGTGATTGAGCAGCATTGTAACTACGTGAAGCAGACTTACCGCAACCGCTGCAACATCGCTGCCGCGAATGGTGTAATGCCGCTAACTGTTCCGGTAGAGAGAACCGGTGATGCGAAATGCCTGACGAAAGATGTTCGCATTTCAGACCACGGCAACTGGCAGCACTTGCATTGGCAGGCCATCGTGTCGGCATACAACAATACCCCGTTCTTCGAATATTACCGGGATGATTTTGAGTCTTTCTATCAGAAGAAGTACGATTTCTTGTTTGATTTCAATGAGGCGTTACGGTTGAAAATTGAAGAATTGCTGGAGATTTCCCCGGAAGTATCATTTTCCCAAACCTATGAAAAAGAACCTGGGGCAAACAGTTTCGATTTTCGCGAAACCATTCACCCCAAGAGAGATTATACGTTGGACAGCGAATTTACGCCGCAACCTTATTATCAGGTATTTCAGGAGAAGCTCGGCTTTTTACCGAACCTCAGCATTATCGATTTGCTCTTTAATATGGGTCCTGAGTCGATTCTTATTTTAAGGGATTCTCATTGTTCTCACAAACAGAAGTAA